A portion of the Acidisarcina polymorpha genome contains these proteins:
- the fabF gene encoding beta-ketoacyl-ACP synthase II has product MSRRVVVTGIGLICGVGNTTPEVWTNLLAGKSGMATITAFDTTDFPVTFAAEVKNFDPLKFIEKKESRKMGRFIHFALAATAEAMESSALKVTPENEERVGVHIGSGIGGFDVIEREHSNMLRGGPRKISPFFIPAAIINLAAGNVSIRYGAKGPNEATATACTTSAHAIGDAYRLIQRGDADAMIAGGAEAAITPMGVGGFAAMRALSTRNEDPEHACRPFDKDRDGFVCGEGAGILILEELGFAQARGAKILAEVIGYGMSADAFHITGMPPEGEGCFRAMRNAIKSAGIEPEQIQYVNAHATSTPLGDALETAALRKLFGEHATSHKLLVSSTKSMTGHLLGGAGGLEAGIVIQALLNQVVPPTANLVDPDPDCDLNYVPNKPQQAEVEIALSNSFGFGGTNGSLVFRRWSE; this is encoded by the coding sequence TTGTCAAGGAGGGTAGTTGTAACCGGTATTGGGCTGATCTGCGGAGTTGGCAACACCACCCCCGAAGTCTGGACCAATCTGCTAGCTGGCAAAAGTGGTATGGCTACAATTACTGCTTTCGACACCACCGATTTTCCGGTCACCTTCGCCGCCGAAGTAAAGAACTTTGACCCTCTCAAGTTCATAGAAAAGAAGGAATCGCGCAAAATGGGCCGGTTCATCCATTTTGCCTTAGCCGCGACCGCCGAGGCGATGGAATCATCCGCGCTGAAGGTCACACCGGAGAACGAGGAGCGGGTCGGTGTCCACATCGGCTCCGGGATCGGCGGATTCGACGTCATCGAGCGTGAGCACAGCAACATGCTGCGAGGCGGCCCCCGCAAAATTTCGCCGTTTTTCATCCCCGCCGCGATCATCAACCTCGCAGCCGGCAATGTCAGTATTCGCTATGGGGCCAAGGGGCCGAACGAGGCTACGGCCACCGCTTGCACCACCAGCGCGCATGCGATCGGGGATGCTTACCGGCTAATTCAGCGGGGAGACGCCGATGCCATGATCGCCGGGGGCGCCGAAGCAGCGATCACGCCGATGGGCGTTGGCGGGTTTGCCGCCATGCGCGCACTCTCAACCAGAAACGAGGACCCCGAGCACGCCTGCCGTCCGTTTGACAAAGACCGCGATGGCTTCGTGTGCGGTGAGGGCGCGGGCATTCTCATCCTTGAAGAGCTTGGATTCGCCCAGGCCCGAGGCGCAAAAATATTGGCCGAGGTGATCGGGTACGGGATGAGCGCCGATGCTTTTCACATCACCGGAATGCCTCCTGAAGGCGAAGGCTGTTTTCGCGCTATGCGCAACGCCATCAAGAGCGCCGGTATCGAGCCTGAACAGATCCAGTACGTTAACGCTCACGCCACCTCAACTCCATTGGGCGATGCACTCGAGACCGCCGCGTTGCGCAAGCTTTTTGGCGAACACGCCACGAGCCATAAGCTGCTCGTCAGCTCCACCAAGTCGATGACCGGCCACCTGCTGGGCGGAGCCGGAGGTCTGGAAGCAGGCATCGTCATCCAGGCACTGCTGAACCAGGTTGTGCCCCCGACCGCGAACCTGGTCGACCCTGACCCGGATTGCGATCTGAATTATGTTCCGAACAAGCCGCAGCAGGCCGAGGTCGAGATCGCGCTCTCGAACTCGTTTGGCTTTGGCGGCACAAACGGATCGCTCGTCTTTAGACGCTGGAGCGAATAA
- a CDS encoding HIT domain-containing protein produces MDHLWTPWRYAYVSAADGAERQGVPHELAAWPGDHHCVFCNMIAAVDYAELHGMPIAEAERAAGIVHRAGHTFLCLNAYPYASGHVMIVPYLHGSSLAALDRLISHEMMDLAQQTERLFADLYSPHGMNFGLNLGKAAGAGVAGHLHLHALPRWDGDTNFMTTTAETRVLPEALTITWERMRKAFLEPSVQKC; encoded by the coding sequence ATGGATCATCTCTGGACCCCGTGGCGCTATGCCTACGTGAGCGCCGCCGACGGCGCAGAGCGGCAGGGTGTCCCGCACGAACTGGCTGCCTGGCCGGGCGATCATCATTGCGTGTTCTGCAACATGATCGCGGCAGTAGACTATGCCGAACTGCACGGAATGCCCATTGCAGAAGCGGAGCGCGCAGCTGGCATTGTGCATCGCGCCGGTCACACCTTCCTGTGTCTCAACGCGTATCCATACGCGAGCGGCCATGTGATGATTGTCCCTTATCTGCATGGGAGCTCTCTCGCTGCTCTCGACCGCCTCATCAGCCATGAAATGATGGACCTTGCGCAGCAGACGGAGCGCCTCTTCGCCGACCTTTATTCGCCGCATGGGATGAACTTCGGTCTGAACCTCGGCAAGGCGGCCGGGGCTGGCGTTGCCGGACATCTCCACCTCCACGCCTTGCCTCGCTGGGATGGCGATACCAACTTCATGACCACCACCGCGGAGACGCGAGTCCTGCCTGAGGCGCTGACCATCACCTGGGAAAGAATGCGCAAGGCATTTCTTGAACCGTCCGTTCAAAAGTGTTGA
- a CDS encoding 30S ribosomal protein S1 gives MADVLNPEQTESTPLSTEMETLTLDAATEQAEPSHEFAPNPEADSQEIAALDSLHAVADSRLVQAPALATAVPAAEAVASENSSASAADDSDSDMSMEDFAAALESFDREQAAEAATLAFDDNIVTGTVIKLTDKHVVVDVGLKSEGLIPIEQVIDHTGQPKLKPGDTVEVVVEREEQEGGYLLSYEKAQRHRVWDVIEKAATDKTPVTGIVLGRVKGGLTVDIGIKAFLPGSQLEVRPVRNLDTYIGQPIEVRVIKLNKKRGNVVVSRKEILEEKQTAKRNETLEHLEEGTILTGTVKNLTDYGAFVDLGGIDGLLHITDMSWGRLTHPRDLVNVGDEIQVKVLKFDKDKQRVSLGFKQLTPDPWLDAVERYPVGARVRGRVLSVTDYGSFIELEQGIEGLVHVSEMTWSKRMKHPSKLVKPGDEVETVVISVNSTDRRISLGMKQLLENPWENLSGRYPAGTIVEGRVRNLTDFGAFIEIEDGIDGLVHVSNLSWTKRVKHPSEILKKGEKLRAVVLGVEPENRRLSLGIKQLQPDVWETFFAQHRVGDVVKGKVLRTAQFGAFVEIAEGVEGLCHVSEAADGNGNSIKLEAGQEHDFKIIKMNQDEKKVGLSIRAVGEEASRAEVESYKAPVSSSTTTLGDLMNWKRG, from the coding sequence ATGGCAGACGTCCTAAATCCTGAACAAACCGAGAGCACACCCCTGAGCACTGAAATGGAAACCCTAACCCTTGATGCAGCGACGGAGCAAGCAGAGCCGTCCCACGAATTCGCCCCCAACCCCGAAGCCGATTCCCAAGAAATTGCGGCCTTGGACTCGCTTCATGCTGTCGCCGATAGCCGGTTAGTGCAAGCCCCGGCGCTCGCAACCGCCGTGCCTGCGGCAGAAGCCGTCGCAAGCGAAAATTCCTCCGCGTCTGCTGCCGATGATTCTGATTCGGACATGTCGATGGAGGATTTCGCCGCTGCTCTAGAGTCATTCGACCGTGAGCAGGCCGCTGAGGCTGCCACCTTGGCCTTTGACGACAATATCGTGACCGGTACAGTTATCAAGCTGACCGACAAGCACGTGGTCGTTGATGTCGGATTGAAGTCCGAAGGACTGATCCCGATCGAGCAGGTCATTGACCATACCGGCCAGCCTAAGCTAAAGCCCGGCGACACCGTTGAAGTCGTTGTCGAGCGCGAGGAGCAAGAGGGCGGATACCTGCTGAGCTACGAAAAGGCGCAGCGGCATAGGGTCTGGGACGTCATCGAAAAGGCGGCGACGGACAAGACGCCGGTCACAGGCATCGTTCTCGGCCGGGTTAAGGGCGGACTGACCGTCGATATCGGGATCAAGGCATTTCTGCCTGGTTCGCAACTCGAGGTTCGGCCGGTTCGCAACCTGGATACATACATCGGTCAGCCGATTGAAGTCCGGGTCATCAAGCTGAACAAAAAGCGTGGCAATGTGGTTGTCTCCCGCAAGGAAATTCTTGAGGAGAAGCAGACCGCCAAGCGGAATGAGACGCTGGAGCACCTTGAAGAGGGCACCATTCTCACCGGCACGGTGAAAAATCTGACTGATTACGGCGCTTTTGTCGATCTGGGCGGGATTGACGGATTGCTGCACATCACCGACATGTCCTGGGGACGTTTGACGCATCCACGGGATCTAGTCAACGTCGGCGATGAGATCCAGGTCAAGGTGCTCAAGTTCGACAAGGACAAGCAGCGGGTTTCACTGGGCTTCAAGCAGCTGACACCGGATCCGTGGCTGGACGCCGTCGAGCGGTACCCCGTCGGGGCTCGAGTTCGCGGACGGGTACTGAGCGTTACCGACTATGGATCGTTCATCGAATTGGAGCAGGGGATTGAAGGCCTGGTCCACGTCTCCGAGATGACCTGGTCCAAGCGGATGAAGCATCCGTCGAAATTAGTCAAGCCGGGCGATGAGGTCGAAACCGTTGTCATCAGTGTCAATTCAACCGACCGTCGAATCTCGCTGGGCATGAAACAGTTGCTCGAGAACCCCTGGGAGAATCTGTCGGGACGGTATCCTGCCGGCACGATTGTCGAGGGCCGGGTGAGAAACCTGACCGACTTTGGCGCTTTCATCGAGATTGAAGACGGCATTGACGGCCTGGTTCACGTCAGCAACCTAAGCTGGACCAAGCGGGTGAAGCACCCTTCCGAGATCCTGAAGAAGGGCGAGAAACTGCGGGCCGTGGTGCTGGGCGTCGAGCCGGAAAATCGTCGGCTTTCGCTGGGTATCAAGCAACTCCAGCCGGACGTCTGGGAGACTTTCTTTGCGCAGCATCGCGTAGGCGATGTCGTCAAGGGCAAAGTACTTCGGACGGCGCAGTTCGGCGCTTTTGTCGAGATCGCTGAAGGGGTTGAAGGACTTTGCCATGTCTCCGAGGCCGCCGATGGCAACGGCAACTCAATCAAGCTCGAGGCCGGCCAAGAGCACGACTTCAAGATCATCAAGATGAATCAGGATGAGAAGAAGGTCGGTTTGAGCATCCGCGCAGTTGGCGAAGAGGCCAGCCGGGCTGAGGTGGAGTCTTACAAGGCTCCGGTCTCTAGTTCGACTACGACTCTGGGTGACTTGATGAACTGGAAGCGTGGCTAG
- a CDS encoding cupin → MNRRHFSSILGALGLLPIRSILAEGGSAGKRPSSPEQLHLTRNGWMPNNDRLPVLLYRSAFRISSGKDAAAFFEQIFTKNGWPPQWRNGVYDFHHYHSTAHEVLGFVAGHAQLMLGGENGLEISVEAGDVAVLPTGTGHCKISASPDFLVVGAYPPDQSWDICRAAPSAIAVDRMSRLPFPNSDPVEGARGPLIHLWRSV, encoded by the coding sequence ATGAATCGCCGTCACTTTTCGTCTATCCTGGGCGCGCTTGGGCTGCTCCCAATTCGGTCCATACTGGCGGAAGGCGGGTCAGCCGGGAAAAGGCCATCCTCTCCTGAACAACTTCATCTCACCCGTAACGGCTGGATGCCCAACAACGACAGACTTCCTGTGCTGCTTTATCGATCTGCCTTCCGCATTTCGTCCGGAAAGGATGCCGCTGCGTTCTTCGAGCAGATTTTCACCAAGAATGGATGGCCGCCACAATGGCGGAACGGTGTCTACGACTTTCATCACTACCACTCTACCGCTCACGAAGTGCTCGGCTTCGTCGCAGGCCACGCTCAGTTGATGCTGGGAGGAGAAAATGGCCTTGAGATCTCGGTAGAGGCAGGCGATGTAGCTGTGCTGCCCACCGGAACCGGTCACTGCAAAATCAGCGCCAGCCCGGATTTCCTGGTGGTTGGAGCTTACCCGCCCGATCAGTCGTGGGACATCTGCCGAGCTGCTCCATCGGCAATCGCCGTCGATCGAATGAGCCGTCTCCCGTTTCCAAACTCCGATCCGGTCGAGGGCGCGCGTGGCCCTTTAATTCACCTTTGGCGGAGCGTGTAG
- a CDS encoding carboxypeptidase-like regulatory domain-containing protein, protein MSIAHHRKSNRSYCFGLLTFFFFTLTVACLSTPAQAQASQKVVQGKVVGSNDEVQPGAIVYLKNSKTNDIKSFISTQDGSYRFGQLSPDVDYEVWAEYQGKKSSTKTVSSFDSKKLLIYSLKLGG, encoded by the coding sequence ATGAGCATCGCCCATCACCGAAAAAGTAATCGCTCTTATTGCTTCGGACTACTCACTTTTTTCTTTTTCACACTCACAGTTGCTTGCCTGTCAACTCCTGCCCAGGCGCAGGCCAGCCAAAAGGTGGTTCAGGGTAAGGTTGTCGGATCGAATGATGAGGTTCAACCGGGGGCGATCGTCTATCTGAAAAACAGCAAGACCAACGATATCAAGAGCTTCATCTCAACCCAGGACGGCAGCTACCGTTTCGGTCAGCTTTCCCCCGATGTTGACTACGAAGTGTGGGCTGAGTACCAGGGAAAAAAGAGCTCCACCAAGACTGTGAGCTCCTTTGACTCGAAGAAACTGTTGATCTACTCGCTTAAGCTTGGGGGGTGA
- a CDS encoding M20/M25/M40 family metallo-hydrolase, which yields MPVFSEDNSGNMDASGQPIVAAPGDPAIRQALKEISPTQIRQSIEKLVSFHNRNTLSSMDTNLASGQGVTAAADWIAAEFQRYSVACGGCLEVKRDSFTQQPEPPPQGRIPKPTTITNVYAILRGSDPSQAARMVLVTGHYDSRNTGPMETEAEAPGANDDASGVAVSLECARVLANMRAKGLKLPATLVFVAVAGEEQGLNGSLHLAEFAKSEGWQLEGVLNNDIVGGNTTPGETLQDKSAVRVFSEGIPATATPAEIKRIMGLGAESDSPSRELARSVVEVSRSYFATPSKDGSRAQSGASALQAFHPVLIFRRDRYLRGGDHTSFNQEGFAAVRFTEWREDYNHQHQDVRTEKGVEYGDLLKFVDYSYVANVARLNAATLATLASAPAPPQNVTIVTKNLDNNTTLHWAAGLGAPANTAYEVVWRETSAPLWQRSLEVAPQSAGILAVTLPVSKDNVIFGVRALDPAGHRSIAVTPVPER from the coding sequence TTGCCTGTTTTCTCTGAAGACAACTCCGGCAATATGGATGCCAGCGGTCAACCGATTGTGGCCGCTCCCGGCGATCCGGCGATTCGACAGGCTTTGAAGGAGATCTCGCCAACTCAGATAAGGCAATCGATTGAAAAGCTGGTGAGTTTTCACAACCGGAACACTTTGTCGAGCATGGATACGAATTTGGCTTCCGGGCAAGGTGTTACCGCCGCTGCGGATTGGATCGCCGCGGAGTTTCAACGTTATTCCGTCGCTTGCGGAGGCTGCCTGGAAGTGAAGCGGGACAGCTTCACGCAGCAACCGGAGCCACCACCACAAGGGCGAATTCCCAAGCCGACAACCATCACCAACGTCTACGCGATCTTGCGGGGAAGTGATCCGTCCCAGGCCGCACGGATGGTGTTAGTGACGGGGCATTATGATTCGCGGAACACTGGTCCGATGGAGACCGAGGCCGAGGCGCCGGGGGCGAACGATGACGCTAGCGGCGTCGCCGTGAGCCTCGAGTGTGCGCGCGTATTGGCAAACATGCGAGCGAAGGGTTTGAAGCTCCCGGCCACCCTGGTCTTCGTGGCCGTGGCTGGGGAGGAGCAGGGGCTTAACGGCAGCCTGCACCTGGCGGAGTTTGCTAAAAGCGAGGGGTGGCAGCTGGAGGGCGTGCTCAACAACGATATCGTCGGAGGAAACACGACTCCCGGTGAGACCTTGCAGGACAAGTCGGCGGTACGGGTCTTTTCCGAAGGTATTCCAGCAACGGCGACACCAGCGGAGATCAAGCGGATCATGGGCCTGGGGGCGGAGAGTGACTCGCCTTCCCGGGAGCTGGCAAGAAGTGTAGTTGAAGTAAGTCGCAGTTACTTCGCAACGCCATCGAAGGATGGCAGTCGCGCACAAAGCGGCGCATCGGCCCTCCAAGCCTTCCATCCGGTACTGATCTTCCGTCGGGACCGTTATCTTCGTGGCGGCGATCATACTTCCTTCAATCAGGAGGGTTTTGCGGCCGTCCGCTTCACCGAGTGGCGGGAGGACTATAACCACCAGCACCAGGACGTCCGTACTGAAAAGGGTGTCGAATACGGCGATCTGCTCAAGTTTGTCGATTATTCCTATGTCGCGAATGTGGCGCGGCTGAACGCGGCAACGCTGGCGACACTAGCCTCCGCACCGGCTCCTCCTCAAAATGTCACGATCGTCACGAAGAATCTAGACAACAATACGACGCTCCACTGGGCTGCAGGCCTGGGCGCTCCAGCAAACACGGCCTACGAGGTGGTTTGGCGAGAGACCTCCGCTCCCCTATGGCAGCGAAGCCTGGAAGTCGCCCCGCAATCGGCCGGAATCCTTGCAGTGACTTTGCCCGTCTCCAAGGACAACGTGATCTTTGGCGTCCGTGCTCTCGACCCAGCCGGGCACAGGAGCATCGCAGTGACCCCAGTGCCGGAAAGATAG
- the rmuC gene encoding DNA recombination protein RmuC yields the protein MLVSLPVLLLGFLLSIVAGYVLGWLSQRGRIASQQASLALLAEDGKLLQEKFRESQIEIAKLEERLIAEKGSLAHAQEALHASFKGLASDVLSHTSRDFLLLAKEQLGAQQVEAKGKLEEKETAIANLLEPVRKTLEALAKETQDLEVKREGAYAAVKTLVEGIQSSHSDLRKETGNLVQALRAPNTRGNWGEQQLKNCIEFAGMVEHCTFEQQVHLAGEGEADRSVRPDVVINLPNKRCIVIDAKTPWVAFLESLAAPDADSRREKLRQHAAQVKRHIEDLQKKRYFERFSGSADFIVCFLPSEALFSAALEGDPGLIEYGTRANVVLSTPTTLIALLRAVAIGWQQSEITDNAVRIQEAGLNLYKKLSKTHEYLVEVGNGIRKAGKAFDSLVNVVEGRGGVFAQARKLRELGIEAQTAELESIGSLALDTRPLRAEDWDVTPSESSRLLRP from the coding sequence ATGCTCGTTTCCCTGCCGGTCCTGCTTCTTGGTTTCTTGCTTTCGATTGTTGCCGGTTACGTGCTGGGCTGGTTGAGCCAACGAGGGCGGATCGCCTCTCAACAAGCTTCACTCGCACTACTCGCCGAAGACGGGAAATTGCTGCAGGAGAAATTTCGTGAGTCCCAGATAGAAATTGCCAAGCTGGAGGAGCGGCTGATTGCGGAAAAGGGTTCGTTGGCACACGCCCAGGAGGCCTTACACGCCAGCTTCAAGGGGCTCGCCAGCGACGTATTAAGCCACACCAGCAGGGATTTTCTGCTGCTCGCGAAGGAACAGCTTGGCGCCCAGCAGGTGGAGGCCAAGGGAAAACTCGAAGAGAAAGAGACGGCCATCGCAAATCTGCTCGAACCGGTGCGGAAGACGCTCGAGGCGCTGGCGAAAGAGACCCAGGATCTCGAAGTCAAGCGAGAGGGAGCCTACGCTGCAGTCAAGACGCTTGTAGAAGGCATCCAGAGCAGCCATAGCGATCTGCGCAAAGAGACGGGCAATCTGGTCCAGGCGCTGCGGGCGCCGAATACCCGGGGCAACTGGGGAGAACAGCAGCTTAAGAACTGCATCGAGTTCGCAGGCATGGTGGAGCATTGCACCTTCGAACAGCAGGTGCATCTTGCTGGCGAAGGGGAAGCCGACAGATCGGTGCGCCCGGACGTAGTGATCAACCTGCCCAACAAACGCTGCATCGTCATCGATGCCAAGACGCCCTGGGTGGCCTTTCTCGAGTCGCTCGCGGCCCCTGACGCCGACAGCCGCCGGGAAAAACTTCGGCAGCACGCGGCCCAGGTCAAGCGCCATATCGAAGACTTGCAGAAGAAGAGATACTTCGAACGCTTTAGCGGTTCGGCCGATTTCATCGTGTGTTTCCTGCCCAGCGAGGCCCTCTTCAGCGCCGCGCTGGAGGGCGATCCCGGCCTGATCGAATACGGGACCAGAGCCAATGTAGTCCTATCGACTCCAACTACGCTGATTGCGCTGCTTCGGGCCGTCGCGATCGGGTGGCAGCAGAGCGAGATCACGGACAACGCCGTGCGTATTCAAGAAGCCGGACTGAACCTTTACAAAAAATTAAGTAAGACCCACGAATATCTTGTTGAAGTGGGTAACGGGATCCGCAAGGCAGGGAAGGCCTTCGATAGCCTGGTCAATGTAGTCGAAGGCCGCGGCGGAGTTTTTGCGCAGGCGCGGAAACTCAGGGAATTAGGCATCGAGGCGCAGACCGCTGAGCTTGAGAGCATCGGATCGCTGGCACTCGACACCCGCCCACTACGAGCAGAGGACTGGGACGTAACTCCGTCAGAATCCTCCCGCTTATTGCGGCCCTAA
- a CDS encoding YIP1 family protein, whose amino-acid sequence MTEIGTPATAAAGEGLSTRPLSQGDRVIDTFIAPTKTFTDILRDQSWWFPFLIMLVIGYGFVFAVEKRVGWDQVLENALKTNTSQADQINNAPVEQRPVVRSRMVASYRYISYAFPVFVLFYWVLASAVLLGTLNFGFGGQAKYRQIFAVFVYAGLPGSIKSVLSIIVLYAGLSGESFQLQNPVGTNLGYYLPTDSPKWLLSLGSSLDVFTIWTVVLLIIGSSIVAKVKRGSAAVAVVGWWILLTMVSVGFAAFQG is encoded by the coding sequence ATGACTGAAATCGGCACTCCAGCAACCGCAGCTGCAGGGGAAGGATTAAGCACTCGTCCCCTCAGCCAGGGAGACAGGGTTATCGATACCTTCATCGCTCCCACTAAGACCTTTACGGACATCTTGAGGGACCAGAGTTGGTGGTTTCCATTCCTGATCATGCTTGTCATCGGTTACGGTTTCGTCTTTGCCGTCGAAAAGCGGGTGGGTTGGGACCAGGTGCTCGAAAACGCCTTGAAGACCAACACATCGCAAGCCGACCAGATTAACAACGCCCCAGTCGAGCAGCGCCCCGTTGTCCGCAGCAGAATGGTGGCAAGCTATCGATACATTTCGTATGCGTTTCCTGTCTTCGTCCTCTTCTATTGGGTATTGGCAAGTGCTGTTCTGCTGGGGACGTTAAACTTCGGCTTCGGCGGACAGGCAAAATACCGTCAGATCTTTGCGGTCTTCGTCTATGCAGGGTTGCCGGGGTCGATCAAGTCCGTCCTCAGCATCATCGTTCTTTATGCCGGTCTCAGTGGCGAGTCTTTTCAGTTGCAGAATCCGGTGGGAACCAACCTCGGCTACTACTTGCCGACCGACAGTCCGAAATGGCTGCTCTCGCTTGGCAGTTCGCTCGATGTCTTCACCATCTGGACGGTTGTTCTCTTGATCATCGGCTCTTCAATCGTGGCCAAGGTGAAGCGAGGATCGGCGGCAGTGGCAGTTGTCGGCTGGTGGATATTGCTTACGATGGTCAGCGTCGGCTTCGCTGCGTTTCAGGGATGA
- the queC gene encoding 7-cyano-7-deazaguanine synthase QueC, with protein sequence MSGKQVSHPQQLVSSKRPRAVVCLSGGMDSAVCAALAARESEAFGLHFSYGQRTERRELESARNVAKSLGFAEFLPLKIDIFRQIGGSALTDSSIDVPAAPEAEPIGESIPVTYVPFRNAHFLSAAVSWAEVLGAKKVFIGAVEQDSSGYPDCRPAYYEAFQQLIRTGTRDADIEVLTPLIHMRKSEIVLLGLELSAPLHLTWSCYSGEEEACGVCDSCALRLRGFAQAGVEDQIPYRGRRMAGAFSQSV encoded by the coding sequence ATGAGTGGGAAGCAAGTAAGTCATCCGCAGCAACTTGTATCTTCGAAGCGCCCGCGAGCCGTCGTTTGCCTTTCAGGAGGCATGGACTCAGCCGTCTGCGCAGCTCTTGCCGCCCGTGAATCTGAGGCTTTTGGCCTTCACTTCAGCTACGGTCAACGCACGGAGCGGCGGGAGCTTGAGAGTGCCCGGAATGTCGCGAAGTCTCTGGGCTTTGCCGAATTTCTACCCCTGAAGATCGACATTTTCCGGCAGATCGGCGGATCCGCCCTCACTGACTCTTCGATCGATGTGCCGGCTGCCCCGGAGGCGGAACCGATCGGGGAATCCATTCCGGTGACCTATGTGCCATTCCGGAACGCTCATTTTCTATCCGCGGCAGTCAGTTGGGCTGAGGTGCTGGGCGCAAAAAAGGTCTTCATCGGGGCGGTCGAGCAGGATAGCTCCGGCTATCCCGATTGCCGGCCAGCGTACTATGAGGCGTTCCAGCAACTGATTCGCACCGGAACTCGCGACGCGGACATCGAAGTGCTCACGCCACTCATCCATATGCGGAAGAGTGAGATCGTTCTGCTTGGCCTTGAATTGTCCGCGCCGCTCCATTTAACGTGGTCATGCTATTCAGGCGAAGAAGAAGCCTGTGGCGTATGCGATAGCTGTGCGTTGCGATTACGAGGATTCGCACAGGCAGGGGTCGAAGACCAGATTCCCTACCGCGGCCGCCGAATGGCTGGAGCGTTTTCGCAATCGGTGTAG
- a CDS encoding acyl carrier protein gives MAAAVEEKVKQIIVEQLQVDEAEVTPSASFQEDLGADSLDVVELVMQFEEAFDLEIPDEDAEKIKTVKDATDYIEKNAKGGK, from the coding sequence ATGGCAGCAGCAGTGGAAGAAAAGGTTAAACAGATCATTGTCGAGCAGCTTCAGGTGGATGAAGCGGAAGTGACCCCCAGCGCGTCGTTCCAGGAAGATCTCGGCGCAGATTCGCTCGATGTCGTTGAACTAGTCATGCAGTTCGAGGAAGCCTTTGATCTCGAGATTCCCGATGAAGATGCTGAAAAAATCAAGACGGTGAAAGACGCGACTGACTACATCGAGAAGAATGCGAAGGGCGGTAAGTAG